In a single window of the Verrucomicrobiota bacterium genome:
- a CDS encoding thymidine kinase, translating into MSKVYFYYSAMNAGKSTVLLQSSYNYRERGMHTLVLTPALDERFGRGKVKSRIGLEADARIFSPGDNLLELARAETAARPVACVLVDEAQFMSRAQVHQLTDIADVLRIPVLCYGLRTDFQGNLFEGSQWLLAWADNLIELKTICHCGRKATMVLRLDAGGKALKEGAQVEIGGNDRYLSVCRRHYKESLAA; encoded by the coding sequence ATGTCCAAGGTCTATTTCTACTACTCCGCGATGAACGCGGGGAAGAGCACGGTGCTGTTGCAGTCGAGCTACAACTACCGCGAGCGCGGCATGCATACGCTCGTGCTCACGCCCGCACTGGACGAACGCTTCGGCAGGGGCAAGGTCAAGTCCCGCATCGGCCTTGAGGCGGACGCCCGCATCTTCTCGCCCGGCGACAACCTGCTCGAACTTGCGCGCGCGGAGACCGCGGCGCGCCCGGTCGCGTGCGTGCTGGTGGACGAGGCGCAGTTCATGAGCCGGGCGCAGGTGCACCAGCTCACCGACATCGCGGACGTGTTGCGCATCCCCGTGCTGTGCTACGGGCTGCGGACGGATTTTCAGGGCAACCTGTTCGAGGGAAGCCAGTGGCTGCTGGCGTGGGCGGACAATCTCATCGAGCTCAAGACCATCTGCCATTGCGGGCGCAAGGCCACGATGGTGCTGCGGCTGGATGCCGGCGGGAAGGCGCTCAAGGAAGGCGCGCAGGTCGAGATCGGCGGCAACGACCGCTACCTCTCCGTGTGCCGGCGGCATTACAAGGAGAGCCTCGCCGCATGA
- a CDS encoding DUF5069 domain-containing protein, whose product MSDTPILYPRSPRETMAGWAYLPRFVDKIRLHLAGRLHADYQENFTKGFDGAWLKAAGLTAEQFIAVVKGSITDGEVCDWVLKNVKATAADKAAFCEHVLNYGRGDDPQLKARLKWRKEQSGLAHRDDIQCFTDYMDADEKRL is encoded by the coding sequence ATGAGCGACACCCCGATCCTTTATCCCCGCAGCCCGCGTGAAACCATGGCGGGCTGGGCCTACCTGCCGCGATTCGTGGACAAGATCCGCCTGCACCTCGCGGGCAGGCTGCACGCCGACTACCAGGAGAACTTCACCAAGGGCTTCGACGGCGCGTGGCTCAAGGCCGCCGGCCTGACCGCCGAGCAGTTCATCGCCGTGGTGAAGGGCTCGATCACCGATGGCGAAGTCTGCGACTGGGTGCTCAAGAACGTGAAGGCCACCGCCGCGGACAAGGCCGCCTTCTGCGAGCACGTGCTCAACTACGGCCGCGGCGACGACCCGCAGCTCAAGGCCCGGCTCAAGTGGCGCAAGGAACAGTCCGGCCTCGCCCACCGCGACGACATCCAGTGCTTCACCGACTACATGGACGCCGACGAAAAGCGGCTCTAG
- a CDS encoding non-canonical purine NTP pyrophosphatase: protein MSPRAPTSSSTTPSSPTSSPASTASGRICERRDGRPKGEGPRMTTVVLATRNRHKAQEIQSILGAAFRCETLDAFPGAPGVVEDAPTFAGNAAKKALALAEWLRETRRAACGVRDDGTRFVLADDSGLEVDALVGAPGVHSARFAALDSPSASAGNSPDAENNAKLVRLLRDVPEAKRTARFRCVLALVPLAPCLPTPLTRPTGTLSPPPRRGEGWGEGSSTSVQGFSAESVPSETHPSSPFTPHLFSGTCEGRIQLHASGAGGFGYDPHFVPDGFQQSFAELGDAEKNRISHRSKALAALAHWLATARD from the coding sequence ATGTCGCCTCGGGCACCAACTTCATCTTCAACGACACCGTCCTCACCAACTTCTTCCCCCGCCTCTACCGCGTCCGGCAGGATTTGTGAGAGGCGGGACGGACGGCCGAAAGGAGAAGGCCCGCGCATGACCACGGTCGTCCTCGCCACGCGCAACCGCCACAAGGCGCAGGAAATCCAGTCCATCCTCGGCGCGGCATTCCGGTGCGAGACGCTCGATGCGTTTCCCGGCGCGCCCGGCGTGGTCGAGGATGCGCCGACCTTCGCGGGCAACGCCGCGAAGAAAGCGCTCGCGCTCGCGGAGTGGCTCAGGGAAACGCGGCGTGCGGCGTGCGGCGTGCGGGATGACGGAACCCGCTTCGTCCTCGCGGATGATTCCGGGCTCGAAGTGGACGCGCTCGTGGGAGCGCCGGGAGTGCATTCCGCGCGCTTCGCGGCGTTGGACTCGCCCTCGGCCTCCGCGGGCAACTCGCCCGACGCGGAGAACAACGCGAAACTGGTCCGCCTGCTCCGCGACGTGCCCGAAGCGAAGCGCACCGCCCGATTCCGCTGCGTGCTCGCGCTCGTGCCGCTCGCTCCCTGCCTTCCGACACCGCTCACCCGCCCTACGGGCACGCTCTCCCCTCCTCCGAGGAGGGGAGAGGGATGGGGTGAGGGGAGCTCGACATCAGTTCAAGGATTCAGCGCAGAATCTGTTCCATCGGAAACCCATCCCTCCTCACCCTTCACCCCTCACCTCTTCAGCGGCACGTGCGAAGGCCGCATCCAACTTCACGCGAGCGGCGCGGGCGGCTTCGGCTACGACCCGCACTTCGTGCCCGACGGTTTCCAGCAGTCCTTCGCCGAACTCGGCGACGCGGAGAAGAACCGCATCAGCCACAGGTCGAAGGCGCTCGCGGCGCTGGCGCATTGGCTGGCGACCGCGCGCGATTGA